From Halotia branconii CENA392, the proteins below share one genomic window:
- the psaJ gene encoding photosystem I reaction center subunit IX, giving the protein MADKGDQSSYLVKFISTAPVAATIWLTITAGILIEFNRFFPDLLFHPLP; this is encoded by the coding sequence ATGGCGGACAAAGGCGACCAATCATCTTATTTGGTTAAATTTATTTCCACAGCGCCAGTAGCAGCTACTATATGGCTGACAATTACAGCAGGTATTTTGATTGAGTTCAACCGTTTTTTCCCAGACCTACTTTTCCATCCACTTCCATAG